A section of the Citrus sinensis cultivar Valencia sweet orange chromosome 8, DVS_A1.0, whole genome shotgun sequence genome encodes:
- the LOC127898717 gene encoding disease resistance protein RPS5-like — MEILSGVASKLGELLVDATINQARYLLCFNSINKELKVKETKLKEAQDGINKRVEQERQIHRAIEVEEGVKTWLEDVDKEMADVRNLKAKIDEKKSCLNGWCPNWGWRYWLGRKASKKSSKLSELQHRCKFSSVAGPKPLPSDKELHMPRHFMSFGTTESTCNQIIEALKRDSTTMVGLYGVGGVGKTTLANFVGNQLRQEKIFDEVGIATVSQDPDIIKVQGELANSLGWKLMEKDEKERADRLRLMFSESKSSKILIILDDVWNELDLKTVGIPVGDGDNCCKILLTTRLQPVCDRMGCDKRIQLGVLKPEEGLALLRKHAGIDVADSTLIGVSERVADECKGLPLAIKAVGSALRDKRFDEWNLALNKLRDAKLNTIEGVGKEDQGVYHCLKFSYDYLNGEDSRSCFLLCSLFPEDYEIYLDDLVAYAVGLRWYRAESIEKVRSLLSGTMKEVKASSLLLDTGNDRSVKMHDVVRDVAIWISKKKEEEEERFFSITGIEMVERAMEDGLEQCRGMSLVVDKKEEELPSSLICPKLHILRLENTVYNYELQMPEHFFKGMPALKVVTIIGGVLSLKSLQSLTNLQVLQLIRCKVSDASFLGKLKRLQILFLKKSPIKIPEELGDELSRLKLLYIDTSSVSPITIKNFPQLEEFYGRIKNWEVEGMSSEESNARLAELNSQVDGSVVCLPKDFTFPKLQRYIIRKGEGVDDEMEEGDKARILMIGNDPPEATSLGIFSALYQELEILYLSGIIGCYNIVPSIDERGFNELTCLDVRDCEDLECIMEASKSPHGKSLSRLAELSMWDLPELKWIWKAPAQHVISLQTLIELNVHRCNKLTYIFTLSQARSLEQLKSLHVSGCERLKCIVEAKSDHNEREISVGDGNTILVLPLLRKLTLYDLQELISFCSENYYSTWPALEELYLKHCPNLTVSSTELEANLQYLEEVVFQLEAIIAEGEENKLLPRLKCQIAKS, encoded by the exons ATGGAAATTTTGTCAGGTGTTGCATCAAAGCTTGGAGAGTTGTTGGTGGATGCAACCATAAACCAAGCTCGTTATCTGCTCTGTTTCAACAGCATAAATAAAGAACTTAAGGTTAAAGAAACCAAATTGAAGGAGGCACAAGATGGCATCAATAAAAGAGTAGAACAAGAACGACAAATACACCGTGCTATAGAAGTCGAGGAAGGTGTCAAGACATGGCTTGAGGATGTAGACAAAGAAATGGCCGACGTTCGAAATTTGAAAGCAAAGATAGATGAAAAGAAGAGTTGTCTTAATGGATGGTGTCCTAATTGGGGTTGGCGATACTGGCTGGGTAGAAAAGCATCAAAGAAGAGTAGCAAGTTGTCCGAACTACAACATCGTTGCAAATTCAGCTCAGTTGCCGGTCCTAAACCTCTACCATCAGACAAAGAATTGCATATGCCAAGACATTTTATGTCTTTCGGGACTACAGAATCGACTTGCAATCAGATTATTGAAGCACTAAAAAGAGATAGCACAACGATGGTGGGATTGTATGGTGTCGGTGGTGTCGGAAAGACGACTTTGGCAAACTTTGTGGGCAATCAACTTCGGCAAGAAAAGATTTTCGATGAGGTGGGGATAGCCACTGTGTCTCAGGATCCAGATATAATAAAGGTTCAAGGTGAGCTGGCAAACTCGTTAGGCTGGAAATTAATggagaaagatgaaaaagagAGAGCAGACCGATTGCGCTTGATGTTTTCTGAGAGTAAAAGCAGCAAGATACTCATAATACTTGACGATGTCTGGAATGAACTTGACTTGAAGACAGTGGGTATTCCTGTTGGTGATGGAGACAATTGTTGCAAAATCCTTCTAACCACTCGCCTGCAGCCAGTTTGTGATCGCATGGGTTGTGACAAGCGGATTCAATTAGGTGTTCTAAAGCCAGAAGAAGGATTGGCTTTACTAAGAAAGCATGCCGGCATTGATGTTGCTGATTCAACCTTGATTGGTGTTTCAGAACGAGTTGCTGATGAATGTAAGGGGCTTCCTTTAGCTATTAAAGCTGTTGGAAGTGCACTAAGAGATAAAAGATTTGATGAGTGGAACCTAGCTCTAAATAAACTACGAGATGCAAAACTCAATACAATAGAAGGTGTTGGCAAGGAAGACCAAGGCGTTTACCATTGTCTCAAATTTAGTTACGATTATTTGAATGGTGAGGATTCCAGGTCGTGCTTCTTGTTGTGTTCTTTGTTTCCAGAGGATTATGAGATATATTTGGATGATTTGGTTGCATATGCAGTGGGGTTGAGATGGTATCGAGCTGAGTCAATTGAAAAAGTCAGGAGCCTACTGAGTGGAACGATGAAAGAGGTCAAAGCTTCTTCATTGCTGTTAGACACTGGCAATGACAGATCTGTGAAAATGCATGACGTAGTCCGTGATGTAGCCATATGGATAAGCAAAAAgaaggaagaggaagaggagAGATTTTTTAGTATAACTGGCATCGAAATGGTGGAACGGGCGATGGAAGATGGCCTGGAACAGTGCAGGGGAATGTCTTTGGTCGtagataaaaaagaagaagagcttCCTAGTAGTTTGATATGCCCTAAGCTTCATATTCTGCGATTGGAGAACACCGTATATAATTACGAATTGCAAATGCcagaacatttttttaaagggatGCCAGCATTGAAAGTTGTCACTATAATAGGTGGAGTTCTTTCACTTAAATCGCTTCAGAGCCTCACCAACCTCCAGGTTCTGCAGTTGATTCGATGTAAGGTGAGTGATGCGTCTTTCCTTGGAAAGTTGAAGAggcttcaaattctttttctcaagAAGTCTCCCATTAAAATTCCAGAAGAATTGGGGGATGAACTTAGTAGATTGAAACTTCTATATATTGATACCAGTTCTGTTTCTCCTATTACGATAAAAAACTTTCCTCaattagaagaattttatGGTCGGATAAAAAATTGGGAGGTTGAAGGGATGAGTTCAGAAGAAAGTAATGCTAGGCTTGCTGAGTTGAACTCCCAAGTCGACGGATCTGTTGTATGTCTTCCAAAAGACTTTACATTCCCGAAATTGCAAAGATACATCATCCGTAAAGGTGAAGGagttgatgatgaaatggaaGAAGGTGATAAGGCAAGGATCTTAATGATTGGTAACGACCCTCCTGAAGCGACCTCGCTCGGTATTTTTTCGGCATTGTATCAAGAACtggaaattctttatttaagTGGGATTATAGGTTGTTACAATATTGTGCCAAGCATAGATGAAAGGGGCTTCAATGAGTTAACTTGTCTTGATGTCCGTGATTGCGAAGATTTAGAATGCATAATGGAAGCCTCTAAGTCGCCGCATGGAAAGAGTCTCTCAAGATTAGCAGAGTTATCTATGTGGGACTTACCAGAACTGAAGTGGATATGGAAGGCGCCGGCCCAACATGTGATCAGTCTCCAAACTCTTATAGAATTGAATGTGCATAGGTGCAACAAGTTGACATATATCTTCACGTTGTCACAAGCTAGAAGTTTGGAGCAGCTTAAAAGTCTCCATGTAAGTGGATGCGAGAGACTGAAATGTATCGTCGAAGCAAAATCTGATCATAATGAAAGGGAAATAAGTGTAGGAGATGGAAATACAATACTTGTGCTCCCtttattgagaaaattaaCACTTTATGATCTCCAAGAACTCATCAGCTTCTGttcagaaaattattattcaacttGGCCGGCATTGGAAGAGTTATACCTTAAGCACTGTCCCAACTTGACTGTCAGCAGTACTGAACTTGAAGCCAATTTGCAGTATCTTGAAGAG GTGGTATTTCAATTGGAAGCTATTATCGCtgaaggagaagaaaacaaactaTTACCACGTTTGAAGTG CCAAATTGCGAAATCATAG